The following proteins come from a genomic window of Nothobranchius furzeri strain GRZ-AD chromosome 1, NfurGRZ-RIMD1, whole genome shotgun sequence:
- the LOC107375482 gene encoding T-cell immunoglobulin and mucin domain-containing protein 4 isoform X2 produces MFMQYPTHMRCLSHLSFLILIQAASCSIKVIGQVGQNITLPCRYDTQTNGGLTFCWGRGAVPWSKCSNTILSFKNGDVIFRTSLKYQLLGRVAEGELSLTIMDAQRADAGVYGCRVEVPGLYNDQKVNTQLVMEAPPEKPSETTKESPTTIEKIQSGTDDGIFSAFLGIGNITRMAVIFLLPTFITLLFIIRRRALSRRKQHVDTFAAENIYESILTTK; encoded by the exons ATGTTTATGCAATATCCTACACACATGCGATGCCTTTCTCATCTTTCCTTCTTGATCCTGATCCAAG CAGCGTCCTGCTCCATCAAAGTCATTGGTCAAGTTGGGCAAAATATAACTTTGCCCTGCAGATATGACACCCAAACCAATGGAGGTTTAACTTTCTGCTGGGGACGTGGGGCGGTGCCGTGGTCCAAATGCTCCAACACAATCCTCTCATTCAAAAATGGGGATGTGATCTTCAGAACGTCCCTAAAGTACCAGCTACTGGGACGAGTCGCAGAGGGTGAACTGTCCCTGACCATCATGGATGCTCAGAGGGCCGATGCTGGTGTATATGGATGCAGGGTGGAGGTTCCTGGGTTGTATAATGACCAGAAGGTTAACACACAACTGGTAATGGAAGCTCCTCCAGAGAAACCATCTGAAACAACAAAAG AAAGTCCTACAACAATAGAGAAGATCCAAAGTGGAACAGATGAT GGAATATTCTCAGCCTTCTTGGGAATTGGAAACATCACCAGGATGGCGGTTATTTTCCTCCTccccacattcatcaccctcctctTCATTATCA GAAGGAGAGCTCTGTCGAGGAGGAAGCAGCATGTTGACACCTTTGCTGCTGAGAATATTTATGAAAGCATCCTCACGACTAAATGA
- the LOC107375482 gene encoding T-cell immunoglobulin and mucin domain-containing protein 4 isoform X3, translated as MFMQYPTHMRCLSHLSFLILIQASCSIKVIGQVGQNITLPCRYDTQTNGGLTFCWGRGAVPWSKCSNTILSFKNGDVIFRTSLKYQLLGRVAEGELSLTIMDAQRADAGVYGCRVEVPGLYNDQKVNTQLVMEAPPEKPSETTKESPTTIEKIQSGTDDGIFSAFLGIGNITRMAVIFLLPTFITLLFIITGRRALSRRKQHVDTFAAENIYESILTTK; from the exons ATGTTTATGCAATATCCTACACACATGCGATGCCTTTCTCATCTTTCCTTCTTGATCCTGATCCAAG CGTCCTGCTCCATCAAAGTCATTGGTCAAGTTGGGCAAAATATAACTTTGCCCTGCAGATATGACACCCAAACCAATGGAGGTTTAACTTTCTGCTGGGGACGTGGGGCGGTGCCGTGGTCCAAATGCTCCAACACAATCCTCTCATTCAAAAATGGGGATGTGATCTTCAGAACGTCCCTAAAGTACCAGCTACTGGGACGAGTCGCAGAGGGTGAACTGTCCCTGACCATCATGGATGCTCAGAGGGCCGATGCTGGTGTATATGGATGCAGGGTGGAGGTTCCTGGGTTGTATAATGACCAGAAGGTTAACACACAACTGGTAATGGAAGCTCCTCCAGAGAAACCATCTGAAACAACAAAAG AAAGTCCTACAACAATAGAGAAGATCCAAAGTGGAACAGATGAT GGAATATTCTCAGCCTTCTTGGGAATTGGAAACATCACCAGGATGGCGGTTATTTTCCTCCTccccacattcatcaccctcctctTCATTATCA CAGGAAGGAGAGCTCTGTCGAGGAGGAAGCAGCATGTTGACACCTTTGCTGCTGAGAATATTTATGAAAGCATCCTCACGACTAAATGA
- the LOC107375482 gene encoding T-cell immunoglobulin and mucin domain-containing protein 4 isoform X1: MFMQYPTHMRCLSHLSFLILIQAASCSIKVIGQVGQNITLPCRYDTQTNGGLTFCWGRGAVPWSKCSNTILSFKNGDVIFRTSLKYQLLGRVAEGELSLTIMDAQRADAGVYGCRVEVPGLYNDQKVNTQLVMEAPPEKPSETTKESPTTIEKIQSGTDDGIFSAFLGIGNITRMAVIFLLPTFITLLFIITGRRALSRRKQHVDTFAAENIYESILTTK; encoded by the exons ATGTTTATGCAATATCCTACACACATGCGATGCCTTTCTCATCTTTCCTTCTTGATCCTGATCCAAG CAGCGTCCTGCTCCATCAAAGTCATTGGTCAAGTTGGGCAAAATATAACTTTGCCCTGCAGATATGACACCCAAACCAATGGAGGTTTAACTTTCTGCTGGGGACGTGGGGCGGTGCCGTGGTCCAAATGCTCCAACACAATCCTCTCATTCAAAAATGGGGATGTGATCTTCAGAACGTCCCTAAAGTACCAGCTACTGGGACGAGTCGCAGAGGGTGAACTGTCCCTGACCATCATGGATGCTCAGAGGGCCGATGCTGGTGTATATGGATGCAGGGTGGAGGTTCCTGGGTTGTATAATGACCAGAAGGTTAACACACAACTGGTAATGGAAGCTCCTCCAGAGAAACCATCTGAAACAACAAAAG AAAGTCCTACAACAATAGAGAAGATCCAAAGTGGAACAGATGAT GGAATATTCTCAGCCTTCTTGGGAATTGGAAACATCACCAGGATGGCGGTTATTTTCCTCCTccccacattcatcaccctcctctTCATTATCA CAGGAAGGAGAGCTCTGTCGAGGAGGAAGCAGCATGTTGACACCTTTGCTGCTGAGAATATTTATGAAAGCATCCTCACGACTAAATGA